A stretch of DNA from Sandaracinaceae bacterium:
AGCCGCATCGCGCACTTCCACGCGCTCTCCACGTGATCGCCGCGCGCCCGGAGTTGTCGGCGCGTGCGGGGCGTGCGTATGCTGCGCCCACCGCTGCATGACTCCGCTGGTCCACAGCTTCGACGCGCCCCCAAGCGAGCCCCTCGACACCCTGCGCGCGCGCATCGGCGGCAAGGCGCTGGGGCTCGTCGAGATGACGCGCCTCGGCCTCCCCGTGCCCGCGGGCTTCGCGCTCACCGTGGACGCGGGGCGCGCCCTGCGGGACCCCGAGGCACCATTCCCGGAGGCGCTCCGCGACGCGGTCCGCGAAGGGCTGCGCGGCATCGAAGCCAAGACGGGGCTCACGTTCGCGGACCCCCAGGCGCCCTTGCTGGTGTCGGTGCGCTCCGGCGCGGCCGCGTCTATGCCCGGGATGCTGGACACGGTGCTCAACGTCGGGCTCGACCGCAGCACGCTCGACGGGCTCGCCCAGCGCGGGGGGCGCCGCTTCGCGCTCGACGCCTACCGCCGCCTGCTGCAGATGTTCGGCGACGTAGTGTTGGGGGTACCCCGCGAGTTCTTCGAGCAGCAGCTCAGCCTCGCCAAGGCGCGCCTCGGGAAGCCCGCCATGACCGACGCCGAGCTCGACGAGGAGGCGCTCGACGCACTCGCGCGCGCCTTCGAGGCTGAGCTCACGAAGCAGCGGCCCGACGCGTTTCCGACCCCGCTGCACGCGCAGCTGGAGCTCGCCATCGCGGCGGTCTATCGCTCGTGGGACAACACGCGCGCGCAGCGCTACCGCGCTTCGCAGGACATCTCCGACGACCTCGGCACCGCGTGCGTCATCCAGGCCATGGTGTTCGGCAACCGCGGGCCTGGCAGCGGCGCAGGCGTGCTCTTCACGCGCAACCCGAGCACCGGCGAGCGTATGCTCTACGGCGAGTACCTCGAGAACGCCCAAGGTGAAGACGTGGTCTCCGGGGTGCGCACACCCTCGTCGCTCACCGCCGCCAGCGCCGTGCCCGGGCGCGAGGCGGGCTCCCTCGAGCGCAAGGACCCCGAGGCATTCGCGGCCGTGCAGCGCCTCGCCGAGCAGCTCGAGACGCACTTCCGTGACGTGCAGGACATCGAGTTCACGGTCGAGGAAGGCCGCGTCTACCTGCTGCAGACCCGCAGCGCCAAGCGCACCCCCGAGGCCAGTGTGCGTATCGCGGTGGCCATGGCCGAGGAGGGGCGGGTCACGCGCGACGAGGCGCTGCTGATGGTGGACGCCAACAGCGTGGAGACGCTGCTGCGCACACGCCTCCCGACGCCCGACGAGCTGCTGGCGCAAGGCGTCAAGCCCGTCGCCATCGGCCTCGGTGCCAGCCCGGGGGTCGCCGTGGGACGCATCGTGTTCGATCCCGACAGCGCCGAGCGCATGGCCGCCGAGGGACAGGACGTGCTGCTGGTGCGGCGTGACACCACCGCCGAGGACATCGTCGCGATGAAGGGCGCCCGCGGCATCCTCACGGCTGCGGGAGGGCTCACGTCCCACGCCGCCGTGCTGTCGCGCGCGCTGGGCAAGTGCTGCGTGGCGGGGGCCAGCACGCTGCAGGTGGACTACGCGGCTGGCACCCTCACCGCACGGCCGCGGCGCGGCTCGGACGATCCGCCTCGCGTATTTCAGGTCGGCGACACCCTCACGGTGGACGGAAGCACGGGCCGCGTCTACGAGGGCGCCCTGGACGTGGTCGCCGCCACCGCCATCCCCGAGCTCACTACGCTCCTGGGCTGGGCCGACGAGCGCCGCACCCTAGGGGTGCGCGCCAACGCGGACACCCCACGCGATGCGCGCACGGCCAAGGCCTTCGGCGCCGAGGGCATCGGGCTGTGCCGTACGGAGCACATGTTCTTCGCGGACGAGCGCCTGGCCGCCCTCCGCTGCGTGGTCCTGGCCACCGACGAGCGCGAGCGCGAGCGCTGGGTAGGCCGCATCGAGGCCATGCAGCGGGGCGACTTCGAAGAGATCTTCCACGCCATGGCGGGGCACCCGGTGACGATCCGCCTGCTGGACTGGCCCCTGCACGAGTTCATGCCGCGCGACGACGCGTCTCTGGCGGCCGTGGCCTCCGGGCTGTCGGTGCCGCTTCGCGAGGCGCGCCGCCGCGCAGGCAGCCGCGCCGAGGTGAACCCCATGATCGGGCACCGCGGCGTGCGCGTGGGGCTGACCATCCCCGCCATCTACCGTGCTCAGATCCGTGCCGTGCTCACCGCAGCGGTCGCCGTCTCGCGCGCGGGGAAGGGGGTGGCGCCCGAGCTGCTCATCCCGCTCACGGCCGTGGGCGAAGAGGTCCGCCGCGTGGCCGAGGCCGTGCGCGCCATCGCCGACGAGGTGTTCGAGGAGCAGCAGC
This window harbors:
- a CDS encoding pyruvate, phosphate dikinase — encoded protein: MTPLVHSFDAPPSEPLDTLRARIGGKALGLVEMTRLGLPVPAGFALTVDAGRALRDPEAPFPEALRDAVREGLRGIEAKTGLTFADPQAPLLVSVRSGAAASMPGMLDTVLNVGLDRSTLDGLAQRGGRRFALDAYRRLLQMFGDVVLGVPREFFEQQLSLAKARLGKPAMTDAELDEEALDALARAFEAELTKQRPDAFPTPLHAQLELAIAAVYRSWDNTRAQRYRASQDISDDLGTACVIQAMVFGNRGPGSGAGVLFTRNPSTGERMLYGEYLENAQGEDVVSGVRTPSSLTAASAVPGREAGSLERKDPEAFAAVQRLAEQLETHFRDVQDIEFTVEEGRVYLLQTRSAKRTPEASVRIAVAMAEEGRVTRDEALLMVDANSVETLLRTRLPTPDELLAQGVKPVAIGLGASPGVAVGRIVFDPDSAERMAAEGQDVLLVRRDTTAEDIVAMKGARGILTAAGGLTSHAAVLSRALGKCCVAGASTLQVDYAAGTLTARPRRGSDDPPRVFQVGDTLTVDGSTGRVYEGALDVVAATAIPELTTLLGWADERRTLGVRANADTPRDARTAKAFGAEGIGLCRTEHMFFADERLAALRCVVLATDERERERWVGRIEAMQRGDFEEIFHAMAGHPVTIRLLDWPLHEFMPRDDASLAAVASGLSVPLREARRRAGSRAEVNPMIGHRGVRVGLTIPAIYRAQIRAVLTAAVAVSRAGKGVAPELLIPLTAVGEEVRRVAEAVRAIADEVFEEQQLSVAFKVGTMIELPRACLVAGEMARHVQFFSFGTNDLTQTAFGISRDDSTHFIPAYVDELGVLPQNPFRTLDMVGVGELIRLAIERGRAQNPNLELGVCGAQGGDARSIHFFVEQGVDYVSCTQSRLVVARLGAAQAALRLAAVAT